The DNA window GGTGGGGGCGGTGTGCCGGGAGGGGGCTGGGTGGGGCGGTGTGCCGGGAGGGGGTTGGGTGGGGCGGTGTGCCGGGAGGGGGTTGGGTGGGGCGGTGTGCCGGGAGGGGGCTGGGTGGGGCGGTGTGCCGGGAGGCGGCTGGGTGGGGCGGTGTGCCGGGAGGCGGCTGGGTGGGGCGGTGTGCCCGGGAGGGGGCTGGGTGGGGAGGTGTGCCGGGAGGGGGCTGGGTGGGGAGGTGTGCCGGGAGGAGGCTGGGTGGGGCGGGTGTCCCGGGAGGGGGGTTTGGTGGGGCGGTGTGCCGGGAGGGGGCTGGGTGGGGTGTTGTGCCGGGAGGGGGCCCGGTGTTGGGAATGGGCTGAGCTCCCTGTCTCTGACGAATTCCGTTTCTTATGCAGAGTCTGAACGGAGTGTGGGTGAATGGGGAGCGGATTGAACCCCAGCAGCCTCACCAACTGAGTGAAGGCGATGTGATACAGCTAGGTGTGCCGTTGCATGATAAAGAACAGGCAGAGTATGAGTATCGATTAACCTGGAGAGAcagggaacaggaagaggctggTTCCAGAAGTACAGCCAGAGCCAAGGCCAGTGCGAGAGGGAAACGCAAACACAGCCGTGACCATGTGGAGCCACTGGATACAGACGGATCCCAGGGCTACACCAACAAAATTCAGCGACTCTGTCAGTCAAGCACATCAGACTACAGCACCAGCCAAGACGGGCAGAGACTCACAGAGGGTACACACCCCGGGCCCAGCCGAGACAGGCAGAGACTCACAGCAGGTACAGACCCTGGACCCAGCCAAGACGGGCAGAGACTCACAGCGGGTACACACCCCGGGCCCAACCAAGACAGGCAGAGACTCACAGCGGGTACAGACCCTGGACCCAGCCAAGACAGGCAGAGACTCACAGCGGGTACAGACCCTGGACCCAGCCAAGACGGGCAGAGACTCACAGCGGGTACAGACCCCGGGCCCAGCCAAGACAGGCAGAGACTCACAGAGGGTACAGACCCTGGACCCAGCCAAGACAGGCAGAGACTCACAGAGGGTACAGACCCCGGGTCCAGCCAAGACAGGCAGAGACTCACAGAGGGTACAGACCCTGGACCCAGCCAAGACGGGCAGAGACTCTCAGAGGGTACACACCCTGGGCCCAACCAAGACAGGCAGAGACTCACAGCGGGTACAGACCCTGGACCCAGCCAAGACAGGCAGAGACTCACAGCGGGTACACACC is part of the Chiloscyllium punctatum isolate Juve2018m unplaced genomic scaffold, sChiPun1.3 scaffold_1857, whole genome shotgun sequence genome and encodes:
- the LOC140475596 gene encoding uncharacterized protein, producing the protein TFRITSEGHCLVIDNQSLNGVWVNGERIEPQQPHQLSEGDVIQLGVPLHDKEQAEYEYRLTWRDREQEEAGSRSTARAKASARGKRKHSRDHVEPLDTDGSQGYTNKIQRLCQSSTSDYSTSQDGQRLTEGTHPGPSRDRQRLTAGTDPGPSQDGQRLTAGTHPGPNQDRQRLTAGTDPGPSQDRQRLTAGTDPGPSQDGQRLTAGTDPGPSQDRQRLTEGTDPGPSQDRQRLTEGTDPGSSQDRQRLTEGTDPGPSQDGQRLSEGTHPGPNQDRQRLTAGTDPGPSQDRQRLTAGTHPGPSQDRQRLTAGTHPGPSQDRQRLRAGTHPGPSMMRKTCIQTDPSSTLRAIPGVQADALSIPGENDSHVEELAASVQGLQELQGKLHKSLPTEQQERKELKAALSRQRKELEDIIQAKDRELQERKVKIHRDQAAAQLTDVLENELQCIICSEHFIEAVTLNCSHSFCCHCILEWRKRKEECPICRQTIRTQSRSVVLDNCIDRMLENLSEAMRERRLQLLKERKGEHSRV